In Mycobacterium sp. 050128, one genomic interval encodes:
- a CDS encoding MmpS family transport accessory protein gives MVTFLKRAWVPIVVVVAVALGGVAVARLRGVFGSDAIFTATGSSADPLVPTHIKRVTYEVYGPSDTAGSVSYLNKNAQSEQATFTRLPWTYTIDTTVPALIANVVAQGDGDNIGCRITVNDEVKAESSTAGRHAQTSCLVKAA, from the coding sequence GCGAGCGTGGGTGCCGATCGTGGTCGTGGTGGCGGTTGCCCTCGGTGGTGTGGCCGTCGCCCGGTTGCGGGGCGTATTCGGCTCCGACGCAATCTTCACAGCAACCGGAAGTAGCGCCGACCCGCTGGTGCCGACGCACATCAAGCGGGTGACTTACGAGGTGTATGGGCCCAGCGACACGGCGGGAAGCGTGAGCTACTTGAACAAGAACGCCCAGTCGGAACAAGCGACCTTCACCAGACTGCCCTGGACCTACACGATCGACACGACGGTGCCGGCCCTGATCGCCAACGTGGTGGCGCAAGGTGACGGCGACAACATCGGCTGCCGCATCACCGTCAACGACGAGGTCAAGGCGGAAAGCTCGACGGCGGGGCGGCACGCCCAAACTTCTTGCCTGGTGAAAGCCGCATGA